GGCCAAAACATGGATATAAGCAGCTTATAGCAGATCACAGATTGGTATTTTCTAAAGTAACCAGAGAGCAAATTGATggctattttttatttagattagcAGGTTAGTATCTCCATGGTGGTAAAGTATTTTAAAGTGAAAGTTACCAAACAAACATATTGCATTTGCCAATCATGTCtcataatgtaaataaattaaaagtgtttaaacAAAGTACATAATGATAGATTTTGATTTAGTCGAACTATATAAAataccattttgaaaataaagtggCGTCCATATTAAAACAATTCTGTAATTGTCACCAGtaaatgttcatttaaaaatcctaaaatcatttatatattatttatatatgttgttatttttacagGTGATAAGCAGGTGAATGGCGACATAAAGGCATTGGAGAAAGGCAGAGATTTGCTACAAGCGAAAAAAATCTTAGCTTGTTCTGTACTTATCCTTGTTGATGGTATTTTCCTAAGTGGTATTGTTGGGGCAGCCATGAAAAAACAGGTTTGCATCATTAACAGTTTTGTCCCATCcttataacatttatataacGTGTGTTATAACTTAAATGTGGAATattctatttgagaaaataatacaaaaaaaagaagatgtggtatgatttccaatgagacaactatccacaaaagaccaaaattacacagacattaacaactataggtcaccgtacatccttcaacaataagcaaagcccatactgcatagtcagctataaaagtatcccataagacaatgtaaaacaattcaaatgagaaaactggcagccttgtttatataaaaaaatgattgaaaaacaaacgacaaccactgaattacagacttgGGTCAGgcatatacataaaaaatgtggttaGGTTAAAAATTTTGGCAGGATCCCATCCCTCCCCTAACCTgaaacagtggtataacagtacaacataagaacgaaccataaaaatcagatgaaaaaggcttaactcaaacCATGTCTAAGATGAAATAAGTGTTATTGATTTTTGCTTCATGTTTTCCAATTTTCATGATTATACTCTGTAATACTTTTTCAATAACCATTATTGTATCtctttcagtttatttttattgagtGAATGCTCTGCCAAACCAATATATGCTCAAATAAAATCatctgatttgtttttaaaattaagcttcacttattttttttatttgcaggtAACTTACAACTATCACATCAAACTTGACAAATCTGGCAGCCCAGTTAATTCTAAGTGTGAATGTCCAGCAGGAAAGGGTCCCAACGCCACCTGCAAGCATGTAGCTGCAGTGCTGTTAATGGCTGATGTTTTTTCTAATACTGGAGAAATTTCAATTCAGAAGTCATGTACAGAAGGTCTACAAACTTTTCAACAACCAAAGACATATTACAATGGTAACTTCTGTTAACTGACTGTCCTGTAAAAGCcatttatttcaaccaaagaattGAGAGAATAAACAagtttcatttctttatatctTATGTCCCACCGTAAATCAACAGTACAAGAAGTTTTACGTCATTATTGTTCTAAaaagttaaacatatatatgGAAACATGTCAAGGTTCAGAAAAAATATCTCCGCCATGCCTCTGACTAGAGTTTTTGTCtcttgttttcgttcatttttaattatttaatattttaggtgctccagtgaaaattgaaaaattggcTAAAAGAAAACCAACTGAAATATTAGAAGACCCAagaccacagaaatacagaaatatGGAAGGGTTTACAGACCATGTCAGAAACACCATGAATAATTTCTGCTCTCAATCTTCTCAAGACCTTACACTGAGATATATTTTTCCTGCAGCTGATATACAGGTACAATGGAAGTTAAGGTTAACaagaaaaacttgaaaaatattttaattttaaatagaattaacaaatttaaggtaatacaaagaataaaatttacaataaacaaCATTAACAACTTATACACTCACATAgtcatatatattaataaaccTATTTGAATCATACACATGATAAAGACAAAAAGTTTGCATGTTCttgatttttggaaaatttactttgcctttctatttttaaacatgACACTGTTCTTGTAAATTCAAGTAACTGGTATTAAATAATCCAAAAAACTATATATCAAGTAAAGAAAGCAAGTAGCCTTGAGTTTTCATATTGTCAAATTCACTGTAATACAATGTATGTAGTATATCGATATAAATTTTGTTAGtcaaaggtagataactccatgtttaaaaaataattcaaatcatGTGCATTGTAGTTTGATTTTATATGCACATGGCTTCTTTAATATagttttgaatttgtatttcagACTGCCCAGCTTGATCATGCCTACCTGCCATTACCATTTGCTGAATATTGGGTCGATAGAGCTTTACTGGTAAGATGAAAGATTCATCAATTTATATGTAAATCATTGCCAATACAAGGAAACTCCAAAATATCTGGTCATGtacaataaatattaatgtataaAAACCCTTAAATATTTTTACGCTAAAGTTTAACAGTTCATAAGCACTAAATAAGATATATTCAGCTATCATATAGCATATAGGGTACCACTAACCATAAAATTTACTGATCATTGTTGTACTCTAAATAATTCAGTTTTTATtcacttaattttcaaaacagaatagtcacttttataaacatgtttgaCTGTGTATTCAGTACCTAGGTCCAAAATACttgtatttcaataaaaaaaacatcttatgattggataaatgtttctatttctgaataaaataaaaaggattGCTTGAATTCATGAAATATcctataaactatataaaatatctttatatataaaaaataatcaattatgttatcttataaatCTTATCTTAcatgtcttttttatatatatatatatcttataaactatatgagatatcatatacatagtttataagatatcttatataatgtctaatatatcttatatagtgtATATTAAAGATATATTACATAGTTTATAGGATATCTTATGTAGTTTATAATATCttaatatagtttataagatatatctcatatattatttttatgagatatcttatgaactatatgagatatatcttataaactatatgagatatatcttataaactatattagAAATCTTTTAAGatcttttaactatataaaaattaaaaaaaactgctttcTTCATTTACAGGCTGGAAATTTCTTAACGTCAATTTTTTATACTGATTTCACTACTATTTTAGGTTACAGAACAACAGGCAAAATTGGCTGAAAAGGAGTCAAGAGGACAATCCAGCAATAAGAAATGGTTTTATTTAAGACAGTGGAGGATTACAGCATCTAGATTTggagaaatttcaaaaattaccacaaggagaaatatacaaaaattatgTGAATCATTGTGTTCCCAAAAGTTCTTAAAGGTGAAGTCTGTATTGCATGGTAAAATGTATGAGCAGAAGGCAATAACacagtttgaaaaaaagtttcaaatgaaATGTCAACCATGTGGACTGTTTATATCTGCTGACAAACCATTTCTTGGAGCTTCCCCGGATGCTTTAATTGGAGATGATTGTGTTGTGAAGGTGAAGTGTCCATATACAGGACGAGATGAGAGCATCGTTCCAGGtgttaatttttctttcttgGAATATGACAAAGATaacaatataacattaaaaaaatcatcaaactaTTATGACCAAATTCAGGGTCaactatttttatcaaatagagaacattgttattttattgtgtacacATTCAAAGACCTCTTTGTTGAGAAAATTGGAATTAATCATGACTACTGTGTTGGTTGTCTGTTGCCAAAGTTGGAATTGTTTTACTCCAAACACTTTAGGCCATATATTGCCtcaatactataaaaaaaataataaaattattgagactttatattttttaatttgttatctcCCTTCTGATTTATAATCAATTGAAGCCCCCCCTCTTTTTATGGATAATTCTCAATTCATGACATCCCCCCTCTTTTCCTCCAATAATGCTgaacttgataaaaaaataattaaacatactCAAAGAAATAAGAGCATTAGGTACCGAAaatgtcatacatgtatttatcacACGccaaaattagttaaaaagtttaattacattttttgtaattagtGGATACATCTCAGgagtatacatgtactttagaACTATGAAAATATGGCCAATTTTACTATCTTTGgttaaattacaatataaatataaaaatgggACCCTTTGAAAATCTAGGCAAATTTATCAACAAttgcatttttgaaatttgtcaatgcaaaacaaacaaatacaattctGTTACTTAATGACAGTTTGGTGTTTGGAAGTTCGGACTTAAGAATTTTAAAACGTTTGGCTAATCCTATAACACGTTCTATATGGATACGCTTGGATGCAACACGTCTATCCCTCACAATTTCTTCTGGCTCTAGTTGTGATTTTCCTTTCAGCATTGTAGGCGTATTAACATACACATCGTTGTTTGCAAAGAGGTCTTGAACCATTATGCCTCGATCCGCCATTATACTATCCCCAGATTCAAACCTGGTATTATCTAAAAGACTTGAGTCTTCAATAATCTGCCTGTCACTGGTAGATCCCCCATAGCAGTCTGAAATATAGGATATAGCACCTCTTGGGGTACACCCGACCATAGTTTTCACAGTATTTTTGTGCTTGTAGGATGACCAAGTCACACTCTGAATGTTAACGTCTTGAGATTTCTGGATAGGAATCTCGGTAGCATCAAGAATAACTCTCGTCCTTGGAAATTTTCTATGAAAATCTACTGGCATATGCTTATCAACAATGTCTCTTGATGGccaaatatttaattcattcaattgaaaataaaggaAGTTAATCCAGGTATTAAAAATCCTAGCAATGGTTGAAACAGATAAATCAAATAGCAAGGATAACTCTACATCTTCTTTGGCACATCTAAGTTTAATCAATGTTATAAAAAGCTGATCCGATGGATGAAGGgttgaacatttatatttgagCTCATATGCAGCAGGACCTAGTGCATGGAATAAGAACATAAAATGTTCATAAGATTTAAAACCTGTATAAAATGAAACTGCCTTTGGATTGTCCATAAACCTCTCAATCGAATACCGACCAAGTAACTCGCATTGGATCTGCATGTCCTTGGGTACATGTACGTCAGGCTCTGAAGGTAAGGAAATATCAGTACTATTTGATGTTGACTCAATTTCAACCTCTTGTTGTACTCCTTGGTTAAGAGCTGTGTCCACACTCATGGCTTTTCTAGATTGCATTCTTAAAGCTCTAGGgcttacaatatttattttgggACGAAAGCTAAACACTGATGGTACTGCATCTACCTTTAGTCTACTTCGATCACCTGGAAACAAAGCATGaaactgattttaaaaatattgcacaCATGTGCTtggaaaccattttttttttattttggcaatATAACtaccatgtacatgtacattgtacatgtattctgcattatttttgtttaccgtATATTGCAGTGGGGATAgcactatacatgtattactttacatacatttataaataataagacttattaagattttatttaattggGTTAAACAAGAAATCTTTGTTCCACATCCAATCACACTCTGACATTGAGTAAGTTTATCTATGGCAAAAACCAAGTCTCCATGTTGCAGGTGTGACCTATAATTggtggtacatgtatttacaaattaagTAACTTTGttgtgtgagtcaaggctcaaAGCTGAAGCTGTAATTTGACTATCATGCATAAttgcttatttttataatttatgtattCAATGTAGAGTTGGTTGGCAATTTCTTAggtttaaatcatttcaatttgtGCCTTATGAAACCTGAAGTGGATACTTTCATGTAATAAAACAACTCATTGATAACAAACAGCTCATTTTAAATTATGAGCCACTgacattttttacatacatttgtaactcTCATTAACATCAATTTATGGAGTTgacagttaatttattttttatttatctgaaattattttaatcccaattttccattgatttttaaatacagtacatgtatgatcatattattattaaaaagataAGGATATTATTCTATCATTAAATAATGCTGTACTCACATTCTCTTTACTTGCACAGTCTTcctaaaaaaggaaaacaaaaccACAAAGCAACACAAAAATTCAtgctaaaacaatatttttttttcagaaacaatATGTCAGTCAGCTGTGATAATGATTGTGCCCAATACATGATCTTTGAACATTAATTTACAGGTGTTAAGAAATactattcataaaaaaaattacacattaTAGTGATAGAAAAGGTAAAACACAGGCTTGAACAGTTGATGTAACTTTTGATATCAATACAAagctacttaaaaaaaaaaatttataccTTCCACCCCCTAAAAACACTTTCTGGTCACTAAAAATCCAACTACTGACATTATAATGCATGCCGATAATTTTAAGAGTAATAGAATGCAAATAAACTACCTGTAGATCATACAAAATTTACCTAATAATGTCTCCTTGTAATCATTTACTGTAAAATGTTGATGACAAACAATGTCGTGCTTTCCCGGTTTCCATAGACCTTTGGTGGGGTCGGATCTTTTTAGGGCAACCCTCCACTTAAGACACTGCTCAGGATTTGAAGGGAATTTGTGACCACCACTCACAGAACATCCTGGGACACAACATCTTGTTGGCATCTTGTTTTACGTCAGAACGTTAGAGACCGCCATACATTTACATTAGTTACAAGCGTctaactgataaaaaaaacgcTCAGGTAACCACCGCTAATTTTCCGGCTGAAATCGGTGATTGTTAACCATTAATACCAGGCCTTTCAGAGTACAGATATTATGCAGCTAAGAAACATTCTAGCAAAGAAGGATGTGACATGCCACCCAAGAATAGAGAAGATACTCGAAATAGAATGGATCATGCAAAACTAGATTCCTTCCTGGACTTTATAACATCTTCTCATGTTATCCCTTTTGGAGAGAGAAAATTAAAGCTACAAGATGGTAAAAAAATCGAGACTCCCAATATAATCAGATGTATGGGGCCAGCAGCAATATTTGATCAATATAAACAGTACTGCAAAGAAAATGATTTCCACCCATTAGGTATTTGACTTGACTTTTGGTGATTGGCTGAGTTGCATTTAGTGGAATTCCAGTATGGTTATGTTTGGGGGATTGATCGTCTGCCATCAACTCTTCCTACAGTTTTCAACCCACCTTCTTCAAATTCACAGGCTGATAGTACATGTATTGAAGTGCTattattgaattgttttttcCCCCCATTTTTTCTTGACATTCATGACAttgtaagttaatttttttttcatcaaaatctatTTTGTGTCAAAGACAGTTTAAAGACCCATATTTTGCAATCTGGACATTTGTGACTTTGAcccatattttgaatatatatgaaaactAATTTTGAAGTAAACATATTATGCATGTAACTCCATACATGTGGCCttaattaaactaaaaaaatgtttctcaggtcataaaccaaaaataaaaactctcATTCATGTTTTTGACCATACAGTTAAATCAGTCTCAATGTATGGCAGTGAAATATGGGATGACTTTAACTTTCACAAACTAAACACTCAAGgggataactatttaaaaaaactacaaaatgtatgtggAGACCTGGCAGTAGAGAAGGCTCATTAAagcttttgtaaatttatattttgagtAAGTAAAAAAGCAACTAATATTGCAGTTATGGGTGAACTTGGCAGATATCCTCTGTTTTTGGAGgttttgttaaatatgtttaaatattatatacgtttaaaaaaatctgatgaCTTATTATTAAAAGAGGCTTTCAACCTCTCAAAATCTCTACATGATGAGCAGAAAAAAGAGCTGGTATACCAGtattcaaacttatttaaatacTTTAGCATTAATGAAAATTATGCACTTAATTTAAAGACTAAGTTAAAAAACTATTTATGCAAAAAGatgcaatcaaaatatgatttaatatgGCAAACTGAGCTTAATAATGATTTCAGAGGCAATAAACTATATGGTAACAAGCTCAGAACttatagactttttaaaagGAGATTTTGCTTAGAAAATTACCTTTTGCAGGAAAATTTTAGATATAGacatcatttaacaaaattccGTATCAGTGCTCACGATTTAGAGATTGAGAGGGGAAGGTACAAAAATCTGACGGTGTCAGAACGTATCCGTAAATTGTGTGGTACTGAGGTTGAggatgaaattcattttcttcttcagtgccacaaactttcaaatattcgtttcaactttttaaatgaaataaaacaacggTTTAAAAATTTTAGTGGTTTAGATATTAAAGGACAATTTATTTGGCTAATGTCCTCTGAAGATACTTTCACACTCCAGAAACTCAGAGAATTATTGGAATTTATCCTCCTATAGGAAAGTTTCCtgaaataatatatagatatagaaatgCCCAGTGACACACACCCCCCCTTATATTATTAAACACTGTATTCTTGTACTTGTcttaataaattttttttttttttttttttttttataacattgtgtCTTAATCatattgaatgaatgaatgagtTTTATTTGCAAAAGCATATAGAACATGCTATGGCAATACATAATATATGCATAATGTGACAAAAGACTGGTAACAAagaacaatacaataataacatacataatGTAGCTAACCAATAATATCAGATCTAGCTTTCCATGCACTCTTTAAATAGTTACAGAGCTTAATTGTTAGAGATCTAGAATTAGCTTTCAACAAACAAGATAGTTTAAAAATAGTAGGCCATGAACAATAATAGCGTGGCAAAAACAATATTCTAATTGCCCTATATGCTGGACATaccaatacaaaatgaaattcgTTCTCAACACATTGCATATTACAACATACACAAAGACGCATTTCTCTTGGTATATCAGAGAAGCGACCAACTTCAACATTAAGTTTCAATGTACCACTTCGTAGTTTTGTAAGAATGTTACTACATTGTATTATTAATGTAgccaaaataattttcaagacaaaaatcaaactttatgcTACTATACACATTTAATTTCTCACAGTCACATATATCTGCTGACCATTTTTGTAGATATTGGTCTTTAATGCATGTCTTTATAACATCAAACG
The nucleotide sequence above comes from Mytilus trossulus isolate FHL-02 chromosome 5, PNRI_Mtr1.1.1.hap1, whole genome shotgun sequence. Encoded proteins:
- the LOC134719837 gene encoding uncharacterized protein LOC134719837, translated to MPTRCCVPGCSVSGGHKFPSNPEQCLKWRVALKRSDPTKGLWKPGKHDIVCHQHFTVNDYKETLLGDRSRLKVDAVPSVFSFRPKINIVSPRALRMQSRKAMSVDTALNQGVQQEVEIESTSNSTDISLPSEPDVHVPKDMQIQCELLGRYSIERFMDNPKAVSFYTGFKSYEHFMFLFHALGPAAYELKYKCSTLHPSDQLFITLIKLRCAKEDVELSLLFDLSVSTIARIFNTWINFLYFQLNELNIWPSRDIVDKHMPVDFHRKFPRTRVILDATEIPIQKSQDVNIQSVTWSSYKHKNTVKTMVGCTPRGAISYISDCYGGSTSDRQIIEDSSLLDNTRFESGDSIMADRGIMVQDLFANNDVYVNTPTMLKGKSQLEPEEIVRDRRVASKRIHIERVIGLAKRFKILKSELPNTKLSLSNRIVFVCFALTNFKNAIVDKFA
- the LOC134718242 gene encoding uncharacterized protein LOC134718242, producing the protein MAAAKYRLWTVPKLKAELSIKGAVITGRKADLIDRLVAYDRNHNFKPPLIEIPEATDIEWPKHGYKQLIADHRLVFSKVTREQIDGYFLFRLAGDKQVNGDIKALEKGRDLLQAKKILACSVLILVDGIFLSGIVGAAMKKQVTYNYHIKLDKSGSPVNSKCECPAGKGPNATCKHVAAVLLMADVFSNTGEISIQKSCTEGLQTFQQPKTYYNGAPVKIEKLAKRKPTEILEDPRPQKYRNMEGFTDHVRNTMNNFCSQSSQDLTLRYIFPAADIQTAQLDHAYLPLPFAEYWVDRALLVTEQQAKLAEKESRGQSSNKKWFYLRQWRITASRFGEISKITTRRNIQKLCESLCSQKFLKVKSVLHGKMYEQKAITQFEKKFQMKCQPCGLFISADKPFLGASPDALIGDDCVVKVKCPYTGRDESIVPGVNFSFLEYDKDNNITLKKSSNYYDQIQGQLFLSNREHCYFIVYTFKDLFVEKIGINHDYCVGCLLPKLELFYSKHFRPYIASIL